A single Atopobiaceae bacterium DNA region contains:
- a CDS encoding 4Fe-4S ferredoxin — MAQKRDFLDDLIDIQTDWKAIQNPLGNLANSLTGESTDEPTWNPADWKERPRANTIPCASCKMKDDSFCTRCKDVCPTDAIEFDEGAIELADTCRKCGLCTAVCPSECFSTQKTSARKLYQRICTAATSHEEAYVTCTRALGRIPEENEVVLPCIGDVPVEVWFSVLVEYPNVSVYLPLDICTRCRTTTGEARLTDAISQAETWAGKPMNLEVDDYALNHEIRRSWQRKEFVNSALKTGTQLVGGVSRPASALQAVTAKLDLHSKQIIALQQSLDRMCGERTTQSKRRILTARRQIMLSALQKAPELALQHQARASGGRHVRLHPLWGLRGHLPGPCARPHRGRACAHRGGLLHGVRCVRGSLLGACAVHGGVRCPGARGRAR; from the coding sequence ATGGCCCAGAAGCGCGACTTCCTCGATGACCTCATCGACATACAGACCGACTGGAAGGCCATCCAGAACCCCCTCGGCAACCTTGCGAACAGCCTTACCGGCGAGTCGACGGACGAGCCCACCTGGAACCCCGCGGACTGGAAGGAACGCCCCCGCGCCAACACGATCCCGTGTGCCAGCTGCAAGATGAAGGACGACTCGTTCTGCACGCGCTGCAAGGACGTCTGTCCCACGGATGCCATCGAGTTCGACGAGGGCGCCATCGAGCTGGCGGATACCTGCCGCAAGTGCGGCCTGTGCACGGCGGTCTGTCCCTCGGAGTGCTTCTCGACCCAGAAGACCTCGGCGCGCAAGCTCTACCAGCGCATCTGCACGGCGGCGACCTCCCATGAGGAGGCCTACGTCACCTGCACGCGCGCGCTCGGCCGCATCCCCGAGGAGAACGAGGTCGTGCTGCCGTGCATCGGTGACGTACCCGTCGAGGTGTGGTTCTCGGTGCTCGTGGAGTATCCCAACGTCTCGGTCTACCTCCCGCTCGACATCTGTACCCGCTGTCGCACGACCACGGGCGAGGCGAGGCTCACCGATGCCATCTCGCAGGCAGAGACCTGGGCTGGCAAGCCGATGAACCTCGAGGTGGACGACTATGCCCTCAATCACGAGATCCGTCGGAGCTGGCAGCGCAAGGAGTTCGTGAACTCTGCCCTCAAGACAGGTACCCAGCTGGTTGGTGGCGTCTCACGGCCTGCGAGCGCGCTCCAGGCCGTGACGGCCAAGCTCGACCTCCATTCCAAGCAGATCATCGCGCTCCAGCAGTCCCTTGATCGCATGTGCGGCGAGCGGACCACGCAGTCGAAGCGACGCATCCTCACGGCACGGCGGCAGATCATGCTCTCGGCCCTGCAGAAGGCCCCCGAGCTCGCCCTGCAACATCAAGCCCGCGCGTCCGGTGGCCGACACGTCCGTCTGCACCCTCTGTGGGGCCTGCGAGGACATCTGCCCGGTCCATGCGCTCGACCTCACCGAGGACGGGCATGTGCGCATCGAGGCGGCCTACTGCACGGAGTGCGGTGCGTGCGTGGAAGCCTGCTCGGCGCATGCGCTGTCCATGGAGGCGTTCGATGCCCAGGAGCTCGTGGTCGTGCCCGATGA
- the ychF gene encoding redox-regulated ATPase YchF: MSLSIGIVGLPNVGKSTLFTALTKKGGLAANYPFATIEPNVGVVDVPDARLAKLADIVHPSRIVPASVEFVDIAGLVKGANAGEGLGNQFLANIRETDAICEVVRYFSDPDVVHVEGRVDPASDADTIKTELILADMATLEKSLPKLEKEAKRDKENAPRYEVAKRLSSWLDEGNRAATMEMTKEERAAAHDLFLLTMKPIIYVANVDEDSLSADLAPLEDTAPIPICAEVEAELADLSEEDAREYLDSLGLEHSGLETLAKTAYRTLGLQSYFTAGELEVKAWTVRIGAKAPEAAGVIHSDFERGFIKAEVASYEDYVALGGEAGCRDAGRLRMEGKDYVVEDGDVMHFRFNV, translated from the coding sequence GTGTCACTGTCAATCGGAATCGTGGGCCTGCCCAACGTAGGCAAGTCGACCCTGTTCACCGCCCTCACCAAGAAGGGCGGTCTGGCGGCCAACTACCCGTTCGCCACCATCGAGCCCAACGTCGGCGTCGTCGACGTTCCCGACGCACGCCTGGCCAAGCTGGCCGACATCGTGCACCCCAGCCGCATCGTCCCTGCGTCGGTCGAGTTCGTCGACATCGCCGGCCTCGTCAAGGGCGCCAACGCGGGCGAGGGCCTTGGCAACCAGTTCCTCGCCAACATCCGTGAGACCGATGCCATCTGCGAGGTCGTGCGCTACTTCTCTGATCCCGACGTAGTGCACGTGGAAGGTAGGGTCGACCCTGCCTCCGATGCCGACACCATCAAGACGGAGCTCATCCTCGCGGACATGGCGACCCTCGAGAAGTCCTTGCCGAAGCTCGAGAAGGAGGCCAAGCGGGACAAGGAGAACGCCCCTCGCTACGAGGTCGCCAAGCGCCTCTCATCCTGGCTCGACGAGGGCAACCGTGCCGCGACCATGGAGATGACCAAGGAGGAGCGTGCCGCTGCACATGACCTGTTCCTCCTTACGATGAAGCCCATCATCTACGTGGCGAACGTCGACGAGGACTCCCTCTCGGCGGACCTCGCGCCCCTCGAGGACACGGCTCCCATCCCCATCTGTGCCGAGGTGGAGGCCGAGCTCGCCGACCTCTCCGAGGAGGACGCGCGGGAGTACCTCGACTCCCTCGGCCTCGAGCACAGCGGCCTCGAGACCCTCGCGAAGACCGCCTATCGCACGCTGGGGCTCCAGAGCTACTTCACGGCGGGTGAGCTCGAGGTCAAGGCCTGGACGGTCCGCATCGGCGCGAAGGCGCCCGAGGCTGCTGGCGTCATCCACTCGGACTTCGAGCGTGGCTTCATCAAGGCAGAGGTCGCCAGCTACGAGGACTATGTCGCGCTGGGCGGAGAGGCGGGGTGCCGCGATGCGGGACGCCTCCGGATGGAGGGCAAGGACTACGTCGTCGAGGACGGCGACGTCATGCACTTCCGCTTCAACGTCTAG
- a CDS encoding co-chaperone GroES, which yields MNLKPLGDRVLVKPAPKEEKTSTGLYISSGAQEKPQKGEVIAVGAGKTNDKGERIVPDVKAGDKVFYGKFGGNEVKIDGEDFLLLRADDIYAIIEA from the coding sequence ATGAATTTGAAGCCACTGGGCGATCGCGTGCTCGTGAAGCCGGCTCCCAAGGAGGAGAAGACCTCCACGGGTCTCTACATCTCGAGCGGTGCTCAGGAGAAGCCCCAGAAGGGCGAGGTCATCGCCGTGGGCGCAGGAAAGACGAACGACAAGGGCGAGCGCATCGTCCCTGACGTGAAGGCCGGCGACAAGGTCTTCTACGGCAAGTTCGGCGGCAACGAGGTCAAGATCGACGGCGAGGACTTCCTGCTCCTCCGTGCCGATGACATCTACGCCATCATCGAGGCCTAG
- the groL gene encoding chaperonin GroEL (60 kDa chaperone family; promotes refolding of misfolded polypeptides especially under stressful conditions; forms two stacked rings of heptamers to form a barrel-shaped 14mer; ends can be capped by GroES; misfolded proteins enter the barrel where they are refolded when GroES binds), translated as MAKNIKFGTDARAKLAKGVNTLADAVTTTMGPKGRYVALERSYGAPTITNDGVSVAKEIELKDPVENMGAQLVKEVATKTNDTVGDGTTTATLLAQVIVNEGLRNVAAGANPLAIRRGIDKAVNACVDSMKGAAKDVSTKEQIAAVGTISAGDPEIGNKISDAMDVVGKDGVITVEESQTFGMDIDTVEGMQFDKGYISPYFATDNEAMTAEFKDPYILMTDQKVSNIQDILPVLEAVQKSGAPLIIIAEDVDGEALATLILNKLRGTLQICAVKAPGYGDRRKRMLEDIAVLTGGQVAMKELGIELKDTTAEMLGRAKSVKITKDNTTIVDGAGSKEAIDDRISQIKGEIEHTDSDFDSEKLKERLAKLSGGVAIIKVGAATEVELKEIKHRIEDALQATRAAVEEGIVAGGGVAFLEAADALDKVECKDADEKIGVDIIARALTAPVKTIADNAGFEGSVVVEKIKSLPAGQGLDSATGEYGDMIDMGVLDPVKVTRTTLQNAASVSSLILITEATVSDEPKDTTIEEAISAAASQGGQGGGMY; from the coding sequence ATGGCTAAGAACATCAAGTTCGGCACGGACGCACGTGCCAAGCTCGCCAAGGGTGTCAACACCCTTGCCGACGCCGTCACCACCACCATGGGCCCCAAGGGCCGCTACGTCGCCCTCGAGCGCTCCTACGGTGCCCCCACGATCACCAACGACGGTGTCTCGGTCGCCAAGGAGATCGAGCTCAAGGACCCCGTCGAGAACATGGGCGCCCAGCTCGTGAAGGAGGTCGCCACCAAGACCAACGACACCGTGGGTGACGGCACCACCACCGCCACGCTGCTCGCGCAGGTCATCGTCAACGAGGGCCTCCGCAACGTCGCTGCCGGCGCCAACCCGCTGGCCATCCGTCGCGGCATCGACAAGGCCGTCAACGCCTGCGTCGACTCCATGAAGGGTGCCGCCAAGGACGTCTCCACCAAGGAGCAGATCGCTGCCGTCGGCACCATCTCCGCCGGTGACCCCGAGATCGGCAACAAGATCTCTGACGCCATGGACGTCGTGGGCAAGGACGGCGTCATCACCGTCGAGGAGTCCCAGACCTTCGGCATGGACATCGACACCGTCGAGGGCATGCAGTTCGACAAGGGCTACATCTCCCCGTACTTCGCGACCGACAACGAGGCCATGACGGCCGAGTTCAAGGACCCCTACATCCTCATGACCGACCAGAAGGTCTCCAACATCCAGGACATCCTGCCCGTGCTCGAGGCCGTGCAGAAGTCCGGAGCACCGCTGATCATCATCGCCGAGGACGTCGACGGCGAGGCCCTGGCCACGCTGATCCTGAACAAGCTCCGTGGCACGCTGCAGATCTGCGCCGTCAAGGCCCCTGGCTACGGCGACCGTCGTAAGCGCATGCTCGAGGACATCGCCGTCCTCACCGGTGGCCAGGTTGCCATGAAGGAGCTCGGCATCGAGCTCAAGGACACCACCGCCGAGATGCTCGGCCGTGCCAAGTCCGTCAAGATCACCAAGGACAACACCACCATCGTCGACGGTGCCGGCTCCAAGGAGGCCATCGACGACCGCATCTCCCAGATCAAGGGCGAGATCGAGCACACCGACTCCGACTTCGACTCCGAGAAGCTCAAGGAGCGCCTCGCCAAGCTCTCCGGCGGCGTCGCCATCATCAAGGTGGGAGCTGCCACCGAGGTCGAGCTCAAGGAGATCAAGCACCGCATCGAGGACGCGCTCCAGGCCACGCGTGCGGCTGTGGAGGAGGGCATCGTCGCCGGCGGCGGCGTCGCATTCCTCGAGGCAGCCGACGCACTCGACAAGGTCGAGTGCAAGGATGCCGACGAGAAGATCGGTGTCGACATCATCGCCAGGGCCCTCACCGCACCGGTGAAGACCATCGCTGACAATGCCGGCTTCGAGGGCTCCGTCGTGGTCGAGAAGATCAAGAGCCTGCCTGCGGGCCAGGGTCTCGACTCCGCCACGGGCGAGTATGGCGACATGATCGACATGGGCGTCCTCGACCCGGTCAAGGTCACGCGCACCACGCTCCAGAACGCCGCGAGCGTCTCGAGCCTCATCCTCATCACCGAGGCCACCGTCTCCGACGAGCCCAAGGACACCACCATCGAGGAGGCAATCTCCGCAGCCGCCTCGCAGGGTGGCCAGGGTGGCGGCATGTACTAG